From [Clostridium] symbiosum, a single genomic window includes:
- a CDS encoding ABC transporter ATP-binding protein, which translates to MGEVLLKVKNLKMVFQNKKSSFAAVEGLTFSVERGKTLGIVGESGSGKTMASLSVLGLLPNQGRVAEGEILFDGKDLLELSEKEMQSLRGNEMAMIFQDPVMSLDQIYTVGDQIIEAIRTHKKISKDEAKKRALALLEDVGIPNPERVYRSYPFELSGGMCQRVMIAIALSCNPKLLFADEPTTALDVTVQAQIMELLKKIQKEYDMGTVLITHDLGVVADVADDIVVMYAGKSMEIAPKEVIFNSPCHPYTHGLIRSIPQLDTKEERLYSIQGMVPDIRNFPPGCRFCTRCPLALDECREKEPPFIELNEKHFVRCHRAEEIAKGGLAHG; encoded by the coding sequence ATGGGAGAAGTTTTACTGAAAGTTAAAAATCTTAAAATGGTGTTTCAGAATAAGAAGTCTTCATTTGCCGCAGTAGAAGGTCTTACCTTTTCGGTAGAGCGGGGAAAGACTCTTGGAATAGTCGGGGAAAGCGGAAGCGGAAAGACGATGGCATCCCTTTCCGTGCTGGGATTACTCCCAAACCAGGGGAGGGTGGCGGAAGGTGAAATTCTGTTTGACGGGAAAGACCTTCTGGAATTGAGTGAAAAAGAAATGCAGAGTCTCAGGGGGAATGAGATGGCCATGATCTTTCAGGATCCCGTCATGTCGTTAGATCAGATTTACACGGTCGGCGATCAGATTATCGAGGCGATACGGACACATAAAAAAATATCAAAAGACGAGGCGAAGAAGAGGGCGCTCGCCCTGCTGGAGGACGTGGGGATTCCCAATCCGGAGCGCGTGTACCGTTCCTATCCGTTCGAGCTGTCGGGCGGCATGTGCCAGAGGGTTATGATAGCGATTGCCCTCAGCTGCAATCCGAAACTGCTGTTTGCCGATGAACCCACGACGGCACTCGACGTGACGGTGCAGGCCCAGATTATGGAACTGCTCAAAAAAATTCAGAAGGAATACGACATGGGAACTGTTCTCATCACCCACGATCTGGGGGTGGTGGCCGACGTGGCGGATGATATTGTGGTGATGTATGCGGGAAAATCCATGGAGATTGCGCCGAAAGAGGTGATTTTCAATTCTCCCTGTCATCCTTACACCCATGGCCTGATCCGTTCGATCCCCCAGCTTGACACAAAGGAGGAGCGGCTCTACAGCATTCAGGGAATGGTGCCCGACATCAGGAATTTCCCTCCCGGATGCCGTTTCTGTACGCGGTGTCCCCTGGCGCTCGATGAGTGCAGGGAGAAGGAACCGCCGTTTATAGAGCTTAATGAGAAACATTTTGTCAGATGCCACAGGGCAGAGGAAATTGCGAAGGGAGGGCTGGCCCATGGATGA
- the sulP gene encoding sulfate permease yields MKELKPQFFLSMKGYSGKQFAGDLTAGVIVAIIALPLSIALALASGVTPEQGLYTAIIAGFIISFFGGSKVQIAGPTAAFASIVAGIVARNGMDGLIIATVMAGILLVAMGLLRLGSMIKFIPFTITTGFTAGIAVTIVIGQIKDFLGLTFEKTPLETMEKLEQVIACIGTANLQALGVGLIALAILIVWPKLNKKVPPSLIAVLVSAVLVKALALKVNTIGDLYTISSSFPAFHLPEVTYETVKTVLPDAFTIAILAAIESLLSCVVADGMIGSKHNSNMELVAQGLGNIGSALFGGIPATGAIARTAANIKNGGSSPVAGMVHAVVLLLTLLLLMPYAALIPMPAIAAILFMVAYNMSGWRTFLEIAKTSPKSDVVVLVLTFSLTVVFDLVVAIAVGLILASLLFLSRMADVADVQEWTYLDEYEEGKDTRDLKPVPGHTMVFEITGPMFFAAADKILEVPFHEEKKVMILRMRSVPAMDITALNSLRKLNRVCREKGIRLMLSHVNEQPMKVMRKAGFCQEAGEDNFFGCIDEALAEAEKLAESCRR; encoded by the coding sequence ATGAAAGAGCTGAAACCACAATTCTTTTTATCCATGAAAGGCTATTCCGGCAAACAGTTCGCCGGGGATCTGACGGCAGGCGTTATCGTTGCGATTATTGCGCTGCCGCTTTCTATTGCCCTTGCGCTGGCCTCGGGTGTCACGCCGGAACAGGGACTTTATACGGCAATTATCGCAGGATTCATCATATCATTCTTCGGTGGCAGCAAGGTACAGATTGCCGGACCGACGGCCGCATTTGCATCCATCGTAGCCGGAATCGTGGCCCGCAACGGGATGGACGGGCTGATTATTGCAACCGTGATGGCCGGTATTCTTCTGGTTGCCATGGGACTTCTCCGGCTGGGCAGCATGATTAAGTTTATTCCCTTCACGATCACGACCGGGTTTACGGCGGGTATTGCGGTGACCATCGTCATAGGGCAGATTAAAGATTTTTTGGGGCTGACCTTTGAAAAGACGCCGCTTGAGACCATGGAAAAACTGGAACAGGTGATTGCCTGCATTGGCACTGCAAATCTGCAGGCGCTTGGAGTGGGACTGATCGCCCTCGCCATACTGATTGTGTGGCCAAAGCTTAATAAAAAAGTGCCGCCGTCCCTGATAGCGGTGCTTGTATCGGCGGTGCTTGTAAAGGCGCTGGCGCTTAAGGTCAATACGATTGGCGATCTCTATACGATTTCCTCCTCCTTTCCGGCCTTCCACCTCCCCGAGGTTACATATGAAACCGTGAAAACCGTTTTGCCGGATGCATTTACCATTGCAATTCTGGCTGCGATCGAATCCCTGCTCTCCTGTGTGGTGGCGGACGGCATGATCGGCAGTAAACATAACTCCAACATGGAGCTCGTTGCACAGGGATTGGGAAATATTGGTTCCGCCCTTTTTGGAGGAATCCCGGCCACGGGCGCCATTGCAAGGACGGCCGCCAACATTAAAAACGGAGGAAGTTCCCCTGTCGCAGGCATGGTCCATGCAGTAGTCCTGCTTCTGACACTGCTGCTTCTGATGCCGTATGCGGCGCTGATCCCAATGCCTGCCATTGCGGCAATTCTGTTCATGGTGGCCTATAATATGAGCGGCTGGCGCACCTTTTTAGAGATTGCAAAGACTTCGCCGAAGAGCGATGTAGTGGTGCTGGTCCTGACATTTTCCCTCACGGTGGTCTTTGACCTGGTGGTTGCCATCGCGGTCGGCCTGATTCTGGCATCCCTTCTTTTCCTGAGCAGGATGGCCGATGTTGCCGATGTACAGGAATGGACCTACCTGGATGAGTATGAGGAAGGAAAAGACACCAGGGACTTAAAACCGGTCCCCGGCCATACAATGGTATTTGAGATTACAGGGCCGATGTTCTTTGCCGCGGCGGATAAGATTCTGGAAGTGCCGTTCCATGAGGAAAAGAAAGTTATGATTCTGAGAATGAGGAGTGTCCCGGCCATGGACATTACGGCGCTGAACAGCCTGAGAAAATTAAACCGGGTGTGCCGGGAGAAGGGGATCAGACTGATGCTGTCACACGTCAATGAGCAGCCAATGAAGGTAATGAGGAAAGCCGGCTTTTGTCAGGAGGCCGGGGAAGATAATTTCTTCGGATGCATTGATGAGGCTCTGGCAGAGGCGGAGAAGCTGGCGGAGAGCTGCCGGCGCTGA
- a CDS encoding DUF6612 family protein has protein sequence MKKMIRTAAVILSTMMVFSMTACAKKADPKEVFDTAVKKNSELTSMDMDTTMKMTMTQGEENIDVTVDMKMKMSDVSKDTMQYLAETKTSLMGQTLDATIFYKDGYYYMDSMGQKIKYPMDLTALMESVKQSTESTNLQSDQLKDLTMAKEGDNTILTFTADPDKMNEYLTDVMGSMSGMGAMGDTQMSFKEASGTYIVNKDGYYTDMTMKMTVDMDLQGEAVTMVMDLTGKVNNPGQEVTVELPDTEGYTEVEMPAAQ, from the coding sequence ATGAAAAAAATGATTAGAACAGCAGCAGTGATCCTGTCTACCATGATGGTATTTTCCATGACAGCCTGCGCTAAGAAAGCAGACCCGAAAGAGGTTTTTGACACAGCAGTGAAAAAGAATTCAGAACTGACTTCCATGGACATGGATACAACGATGAAGATGACCATGACACAGGGGGAAGAGAATATCGACGTAACCGTGGATATGAAGATGAAGATGAGCGATGTCAGCAAGGATACCATGCAGTACCTGGCTGAGACAAAGACATCCCTGATGGGCCAGACCCTGGATGCAACGATCTTCTATAAAGACGGATACTATTACATGGACAGCATGGGCCAGAAGATCAAATATCCAATGGATCTGACAGCTCTTATGGAATCCGTAAAACAGAGCACGGAGAGCACCAATCTTCAGTCCGATCAGCTTAAGGATCTTACAATGGCGAAAGAGGGAGACAACACAATCCTGACTTTCACCGCAGATCCTGACAAGATGAACGAGTACTTAACCGACGTTATGGGCAGCATGAGCGGAATGGGCGCTATGGGCGACACACAGATGTCATTCAAGGAAGCCAGCGGAACTTATATAGTTAACAAAGACGGATATTACACAGACATGACAATGAAGATGACTGTAGACATGGATCTTCAGGGCGAAGCCGTTACCATGGTAATGGATCTGACCGGTAAAGTAAACAATCCGGGACAGGAAGTTACAGTGGAACTGCCTGATACGGAAGGATACACAGAAGTGGAAATGCCTGCAGCACAGTAG
- a CDS encoding DNA-deoxyinosine glycosylase: protein MPFVSLIIPIYNAEKYLRRCLDSAMQQTFQDMEIILVNDGSEDASLDICREYGELDSRFRIIDKENTGVSDSRNQAISAAVGTYLQFMDSDDWLTPDATESFVHAAKKYDCDLVIADFYRVDKAVFTEKQHIRERGLLSRETYAEYMMQDPADFYYGVLWNKLYRRSIIETHRLKMEEKLHWCEDFLFNLSFIRYAERFTAIQTPIYYYMKRKGSLVSTDWKKANALLLKFYLLKVYKELYQSMNLYEENKLRINAFVVAFAKDGGVAAPLSRRRQRLDEEIYIEDELPPGYVRVSHPFEPVYDENSRILILGSFPSVKSRETNFYYGRPQNRFWKLIARLTGEPVPETIEEKKALLLRHGIAVWDVVAACDIKGSSDKSIRNIIPTDINRILRSANIEKIIANGDSAFHLYRKYCQEQTGREAVKCPSTSPANALFTLERLKEEWEKALK, encoded by the coding sequence ATGCCTTTTGTTTCACTGATTATTCCCATATACAATGCGGAAAAATACCTTCGCCGATGTCTGGACAGCGCAATGCAGCAGACCTTTCAGGACATGGAAATCATCCTGGTCAATGACGGCAGCGAGGATGCCAGCCTGGATATCTGCCGGGAATACGGGGAACTGGACAGCCGGTTCCGGATTATCGATAAAGAAAATACCGGTGTATCGGACAGCCGTAACCAGGCCATTTCGGCCGCCGTCGGGACCTATCTCCAATTCATGGACAGTGACGACTGGCTGACTCCGGATGCAACGGAAAGCTTTGTCCATGCAGCTAAAAAATACGACTGCGATTTGGTCATTGCGGATTTCTACCGTGTAGACAAAGCCGTATTCACCGAAAAGCAGCATATCCGGGAACGGGGATTGCTCAGCCGTGAGACGTATGCGGAATATATGATGCAGGACCCGGCGGATTTCTATTACGGAGTGCTCTGGAATAAATTATACCGGCGCAGCATTATTGAAACACATCGTCTGAAAATGGAGGAAAAGCTCCATTGGTGTGAGGATTTTCTGTTCAATCTCAGCTTTATCCGGTACGCCGAACGTTTTACCGCGATCCAGACGCCGATTTACTACTACATGAAGCGGAAAGGGAGCCTTGTCAGCACAGACTGGAAAAAAGCCAATGCGCTGCTGCTCAAATTCTATCTGCTGAAAGTTTATAAAGAACTGTATCAGAGCATGAACCTGTACGAGGAAAATAAACTGCGCATCAATGCATTCGTGGTGGCCTTCGCCAAGGACGGCGGCGTGGCCGCCCCCCTGAGCCGGCGCAGGCAGAGGCTGGATGAGGAAATATATATTGAAGACGAACTTCCTCCCGGATACGTCCGGGTATCCCATCCCTTCGAACCGGTATATGATGAAAACTCCCGTATATTAATCCTCGGCAGCTTTCCATCCGTCAAATCCAGGGAAACGAATTTTTACTACGGACGCCCCCAGAACCGGTTCTGGAAACTGATCGCCCGCCTGACCGGAGAACCGGTTCCCGAAACCATCGAGGAGAAAAAAGCTTTGCTGCTGCGCCATGGAATCGCGGTGTGGGATGTGGTTGCCGCCTGCGATATCAAGGGGTCCAGCGACAAGAGCATCCGCAATATCATTCCGACGGATATCAACCGGATCCTGCGCTCGGCAAACATTGAAAAAATCATAGCCAACGGCGACTCCGCCTTTCATCTTTACCGAAAATACTGCCAGGAACAAACCGGAAGAGAGGCGGTCAAGTGCCCCTCCACCAGCCCGGCCAATGCATTGTTTACGCTGGAACGGCTGAAGGAGGAGTGGGAGAAGGCGCTTAAGTAA